In Paenibacillus protaetiae, the genomic stretch AGCGTTATTCAGGCCAAAAGAGGTGTAACTTGTGAACGTTGAACGCGCGAAACAAATTTATAATGCGAAGGAAACGATTAGCGTCAAGCTGGACGGCGATCCGGTCTGGATTGAGAAAGTGGATGCCGATAACGGCGTGGCTACCGTTCAAGTAGGCAATAATCCGGTGAATACGCGAACGGTATCCGTTTTTCAGCTTCAAGAAGAGGAATCATAACGAACAAAAGCATGTCCGGCGCTGCGCCCGGCATGCTTTTGTTCGTTACGGCCCTTGCGGCATGGCTCCGCTTTGGATTGGCCTATAAAGGCGCAGCTTTTAAGCGGCGCCGAACGCTTCCCGGAATGCCGCATTCAGCTTGACGGCATCTACATTCCAAAGCCTAGCGATTTCCTCGCTTACGTTTGTTTCCCACCAGTCCGCAAGCAGCTTCCGGTTGCTTTGATGCTCATGGATATAAAGCAGGTTTTCCGCTACCTTCTTAAAATAATACCGTTCCGCTTCTTCCATCTGTTTCGGCGCAACATATAGTTTCAGCCGTTTGGCTGTCCGGTACAGCTCATTGCTGCAGGCGCGGCGTATTTTGCGCGCGGTCGGATACCCTGCAGCTGTATTATGCTTGGGGCTGGGCGTATGAGAAGACAAGGCAGACCGACTCCTTTCCATCTGGATAATGTAAGTTATGCATCTGTCTCCGGCCGGGTCACTCGGCCGGCCGTTGGCCACGCAGCAAATAAGGGACTTCGGGATCCGCTTTTGCCAAACTGGAAGGAATGTCCGGCTCTGTGATAGAATACGTTGGAGAGATAGAATGAGGAGAAGAGCGGAGGATAACAAGAAATGGATTTCATATCGAATCTTCTTCACGACGTGCTGTTATGGATCGAGCAACTCGGCTATTTCGGCATCCTGATCGGGCTTCTGGTCGAGGTCATTCCAAGTGAAGTTGTATTGGCTTACGGCGGCTACCTGGTATCGGAGGGGAAAATTTCATATGCGGGCGCTGTCCTATTCGGAGTGCTCGGGGCAATCGGTCAGAACTGGATATTGTACGCGCTTGGCCGGTACGGGGGACGACCGCTCATCAACAAATACGGCAAATATATTAAAATTAAACAAAAACATGTCGACATTGCCGAGGGGTGGTTCAAGAAATACGGCTCAGGCATCGTATTTACGGCCCGGTTCATCCCGGTTATGCGCCAAGTTATTTCCGTGCCTGCCGGCATGGCCCGCATGAATTTTGGTTTGTTTACGCTGCTGACGGCGCTGGCATCGCTTCCTTGGTCGCTGTTGTTCGTTTATTTGGGCAAAGAGCTTGGAGCCAGATGGGACGACATCGAAAGCGAAGCAGGCCAATATGTACAGCCGGCCATTCTCATTGCGCTTGCGGTGCTTGTTATTTATGTCCTTTACAAATTTTTAAGATCCAAAGGCAAATCGGTATAATTTATTCCTTAAGGAGGATGAATACATATGAGCATTCAATTGGCTGATAAAATCGGAACGGGCATTACGCCTGCCCAGTTTATTGAAGGCATGACCAAAAACAAAGAGGCGTTCACAGGCTGGTACGATAAATTTGAATGGCCAAGCGCGGAAGACCGGTCTTTTTTTGAATCGCTCTCCGGCAAGCATTCGCTCCGCTGCTTTATTCTGATGGCGGACTGGTGCGGAGATGCGGTTCGCAATATCCCTGTAGTGCTGCATGCGCTGGAAGCGGCGCAAATACCGGTAGAAGTGCTGATTATGGAACAGCATCTGGACACGATGGACCAATTTCTCACGTTTGGCGGCCGTTCCATTCCGGTCGTTATATTTACGGATGAGCAAGGACAGGTGCTTGGCAAATGGGGTCCAAGGCCAAGTTATGTGCAAGAGGCGATGGTCCAGTTCAAACAAAACAATCCGGACCGGAACGCGGCGGATTACGAAACGAACCTGGCAGAGACACGCAAAGAAATAATGAGACGTTATGGCGAAGGCGCCGCTTACCATCCGCTTATCATTAGCGAGCTGCGCGAGCTGATCGGCTCGTTTTAAAGGAGCGGGCGGTTATGCGCATTGAAACTTTTACATTGGGGCCGTTGCAGACAAACGCCTACTTGCTGACCAATACCGATCCGGCAGGCAAGGAGCGGGGGATTGTCATTGATCCCGGAATGAATCCGAAGCGGCTGCTGGATCGGATCAGCGGCATTACGATAGAAGCGGTGCTGCTCACCCATGCCCACTTCGACCATATGGCCGGCGTGGATGCGGTGCGCCAGGCGTCAGGCTGTCCGGTGTACGTTCATGATTTGGAGGCCGACTGGCTGACCGATCCGAAAAAAAACGGCTCGGCCCGCTGGCCGGACGCAACGCCCCCCTTACAGCCGAACCAGCGGAATATGCGCTGGATGAAGGACAGCAGCTGCAGCTGATCGGGGAAACGTTCCATGTGATGCATACGCCGGGCCATTCGCCGGGCAGCGTCAGCTTTTTGTGGAACAAAGAGCTTTTCTCCGGCGACGTGTTGTTTAAGATGTCGGTCGGACGGACCGACCTGCCGGGCGGCCGCGAACGGGATCTATACGATTCCATTGAAACGAAGCTGTATAAGCTGGAGCCGGATGTGAACGTTTATCCGGGCCATGGACCGCGGACGACGATTGGATTTGAAATGGCCAACAATCCGTACGCCAAAGCCAGGTAAATGTTGTACAGCCGGGCTGCATACCGAAGCCACATGCGTTTGTATGGCGTATGTGGCTTTTCTTCTGCCTGCAGGCATTGGCAATCCGCTTTATATTTTGAGACAATGGTGTAGTTAAGGTTTATCGTTAGGCGGCAATATGATGGGATGGAAGGGTGTATGCGGTTTGGCGGAAACAAAAGATAAACGGCTTATGGAAGCAGAAACGGAAGAAACCGGGGCGAACGTTCGCACACCGGAGCAGATCGCCGAAGAGCAGGCGCGTATCGTTAAAGCGGTTGCCGCGGAGCTGGCTTTGCCGCTTACGAAGGTAAAGGCGGCTGCAGCGCTGCTGGATGAAGGGAACACGATTCCTTTTATCGCCCGATACCGCAAAGAAATGACAGGCGAGCTGGATGAAAACGAATTGCGGGCGATTGAAGAGAAGCTGCAATACAAACGCAATTTGGAAGACCGTAAACGGGAAGTCATCCGGCTTATTGACGATCAGGGCAAGCTGACGGATGAGCTTCGCGAATGGATAGAGGCAGCTTCCAAGCTGCAAGAGGTGGAGGATTTATACCGCCCTTACCGGCAAAAACGGAAAACGCGGGCGAGCGTCGCCAAGGAAAAAGGGCTGGAGCCGCTTGCGCTCTGGATATGGTCGCAGCCAAGGCAAGGCGAACCGCTGCAGGAGGCGGCCCGTTACGTTAAGGGGGCTGTTGCAACGGCGGAGGAAGCGCTGCAGGGCGCGATGGACATTCTGGCGGAGAACATTGCCGACGAAGCGGCGATCCGCGGCTGGGTGCGCAAGTTTACGTTTGACCAAGGACAGCTCCGTACAGTGGCTAAAGATAAGGACGCCGAGTCGGTCTACGAAATGTATTACGATTACCGGGAGCCGCTGCGCAAGCTGCCGCCGCACCGGACGCTTGCCATTAACAGGGGCGAGCGCGAAGAGGTGCTTCGCGTCTCCTTTGAAGTGCCGGCAGAGCGCATCTATGAGCATATGCAGCGTAAAATCATTCGCGGCGGAACGGCCGCCGCAGTCCGCGATACGCTTGCCGCAGTAATCGAAGATGCGTACAAACGGCTTATTGCGCCGTCTATCGAACGGGAAGTGCGGAACGATCTGACGGAAAAAGCGGAGGAACACGCCATTTCCATCTTTTCCGCCAATTTGCGCAATTTGCTGCTTCAGCCGCCGGTGCCCGGGCATGTAGTGCTTGGCGTTGATCCGGCGTACCGGACCGGCTGCAAGCTGGCCGTCGTAGACGATACGGGCAAGCTGCTGGAAGTGGCGGTAACCTACCCGACACCGCCTAACAATAAGGTTGCGGAAGCGGAGCGGATTATTAACGGCCTGATTGATAAATACGGCGTCGAACTTATTGTGATCGGCAACGGCACGGCTTCCCGCGAAACGGAACAATTTATTGCCGGGTTGATCGGCAAACGGTCAGGCGGACATAAGCTGAAATATATTATTGTCAATGAAGCCGGCGCCAGTGTGTATTCCGCATCCAAACTCGCGCAGGAGGAATTTCCGGATCTTGACGTCGCGGAGCGGAGTGCTGCTTCCATTGCACGCAGGCTGCAGGATCCGTTAGCTGAGCTGGTCAAAATTGAACCTAAAGCAATCGGCGTCGGACAATACCAGCATGACGTCAGCCAAAAGCGGCTGGATGAAAGCTTGGGCGGCGTTGTCGAATCGGCGGTTAACCATGTTGGCGTAAACGTCAACACGGCTTCGGCGTCATTGCTGTCTTATGTGGCGGGCATTAACATGACGCTTGCCCGCAATATCGTGAAGCACCGCGAGGAGCACGGCAAATTCTCCAAACGCCAAGAGCTGCAAAAAGTGCCGCGCCTCGGCGCCAAAGCGTACGAGCAGGCAGCAGGCTTCCTGCGCATATCCGAAGGCAGCAATCCGCTCGATAACACGCCGATTCATCCGGAATCCTACGGTGTTGTGGACAAGCTGTTTGCCGAGCTTGGGCTGGATGAAACGAAGCTGGGCGCAGAGGAGCTGAAACAGAAACTGTCGAGTGTTAATGCCGAGCAGCTTGCTCCCGTACTTGGCGTCGGCGTGCCGACCTTGCGTGATATCGTCGACAGCCTGCTGCGGCCCGGCCGCGATCCCCGCGAGGAGCTGCCGCCGCCGATTTTCCATACCGATGTGCTGCAGATCGAAGATTTGACGCCGGGCATGGAACTGCAGGGCACGGTCCGCAACGTCATTGACTTTGGCGCTTTTGTCGATATCGGCATTAAAAATGATGGTCTTGTCCATATTTCGCAAATGAGCGATAAATTCGTCAAGCACCCGATGGATGTGGTGTCCGTAGGCGACAATGTAACCGTCTGGGTATTGAATGTTGATCTGAAAAAAGGCAGAGTTGGCTTGACGATGCGCAAGCCGTAATGGAAATATTGGAAAGGGCTTGCTGAGCTATCGGCAAGCCCTTTATAATGTTGCATAGAGCAGGAAGGTTGAGACTTAAGACCTAACAGGGAAAGGAGAGATCAAATGCGCGAAGAGAAATGCACCAGCCCGCGAAATCATAAATGGTTTGGACTGTCGCTGCAAGCGTTGGTTGTTCTTTCCCACAAAACATGCGCCGTCTCCAGCTCCGAGATTGCGCCAAAGCTTTGTTCGGAAGCGACATTACTCAGGCGTGTTTTGGCTAAGCTGGCTAAAGCCGGTATCGTATCGACAAGGGAAGGGCGAGATGGAGGATACCGATTAAGCCGCCCTGCCGACAGTATTACCCTCGCGGAAGTTTATTTGGCAATGAGGGTAGGCCAGCCATTAAGCAGCGGTATGCTTGATACGACAGGTGTAAGCGCTTTCGGTCAAGAGATGAAATCAGCATTTATTGACATTACAAACGAATTGGAGCAGATGACGATCGAGGTGCTGAGCCATTATACCATTGCCCAGCTTGCATCCCGAATATGCGAAGAGAAAATGAGCATGCTAAAGGATGCGCCAGCTGCTGCATTAATTACGCTGAATCACAACGAAAGCGACGTCTCATAGCGGATGTAAGCTCCCGTCAATTTTTAAGTAATTGACAGGAGCATGCATCCGTTTTATACTGTGGTTAAATTAGTTACAGTTCATCGTCATCGTTGATCCTGTGTCCTTTTGTACACTGTTTTTTTATTGGATGAACTGAGCAAATTATTACACAGATAAGTGGAGGGATTTAGGTATGAGTCATTCTGTTTTGGCTTCTAATGACTTGTTTACGATTTTGAAGGAACGCCATTCGGTTCGTCATTATGACCCTACTGCCGTTATTTCGGATGCCGAGCTGACCGAAATTTTGGAGCTGGCTACCAAAGCGCCATCGTCCTCGAATACGCAAAGCTGGCGTTTTGTTGTCATCACCGATCCGGAGCTGAAAAAACAGCTTAAACCGGTTGCCAACAACCAGCAGCAAGTTGAAGATGCATCGGCGGTTATCGTTATTTTGGGCGATCTGCACCTGTATGAGAAGCTGGAGCAAATTTACGGTTCTGCCGTAGAAGCCGGCTTTATGCCGCAGGACGTCAAAGAACGTTTTGTTGAAAACTCCAACAAGCTTTACCGTTCGCTGCCTAGAGAACGCATGCTGGAAATTGTTAACTTTGACGGCGGGCTTGTTGCAATGCAAATTATGCTGATTGCGAAGTCCAAAGGCTACGATACGGTACCAATGGGCGGCTACAACCGCGATGGGCTTAAAGAGCTGCTCAACCTGCCGGAACATCTCCATCCGCTGCTGCTGCTGCCAATCGGCAAAGCGGCGACGCCGGGCCGTCCAACGACACGCCTGCCAATCGGCGAGATTGTTCATTGGAACCAATTTTAATAACAGCTGTGAAAAAATCCCGCGTACGGCGCTTATTCAGCGCTGCACGCGGGATTTTTTTTGAAATTGTATGTGTAATGGATGACCAGCGGCCAGTAATGCTGCAAGGATGTGCCGGAGCCGGCTTCCGTGGTTAGCTTAACCTAAGCGGGTTAAAGCCGGTTCAGCTTTTCACTTTCTCCATGGTTTTGTTTGCTCCGGTAAAAATACCAGCAGTCATTCAGCAGCTTGATCTGGCGGCTGTCCTTCTTCTGAAAAGCGCGCATCAATTGATTGCATAGCCATTGCGGCATACGCACCGTCCTCCTTCCGAGCCCTAACCTGTTGTAACACTAAGATATGGGCGGAAGGAGCCGTTTGTGCAGGTCCAACGCGATTATTCCGCGTATTCTTCCTCATACCACTGCTCCAGCTGGGCTTGCAGCGCGCGGATTTCCGTAAGCAGCGCAACGAGCGGATAAGCCGTTTCTTTGATGCCGGCGAACTCTTTTTCCAGCCCGTTGATGTAATCCAGGCCGGAGACGACAGCAGCAGACGGATCGTGAAGCTCGACGTTATCGCATTCAGCGATTGCTCTTGGCAACGACGGAACGCTGTCGGCAGTCAGCTTGTCCATCTCTTTGTGCAGGCGCAAGTTTAATGCGCTGAGCTGATAAGCATGGGTAGCGGGCATTTCTACGAAAGTCATTCGATCGGAATTGGACATTAGTACATAACGCATAGCAGGCATTGTGAGTAAACTCCCCTCGGTACATCGGCTTTTATGGAAATAGCATTATACGTATTGTTCAACAATTGCTACTTGACAGTGTATCGTATGAACCCTTTACAATTCAAGTAGTTAGGGGAGAATAACGATGACAAATGAAATGCTGCAGCAGTGGGTCGAACGCGTATCGCTGCAATATTTTGGACGGCCCTTCAAACATCAGGCGACGTTTAACGGGAGGCTGAAGGCGACCGGAGGACGGTATTTTACAAAGTCGCATCATATCGAGATCAGCCCGCATCAGCTGGAAGCGTTTGGCAAAGAGGAAACGGAAAAAATCATTAAGCATGAGCTGTGCCATTATCATCTTCATTTGCTGCGGCGGGGCTATCGGCACCGGGATGCTGATTTTAAGCTGCTGCTGGCGCAAGTGGGCGGATCGCGTTTTTGCAAATCGCTGCCTGAGCGTACGGCGCGCAAGCCGATTCCGCACAAATATAAGCTCATCTGTAAAAGATGCGGCATGGAATATTTGCGGAAGCGGAAGGTCGATCCCGCAAAATATGTATGCGGCAAATGCCGCGGAAAATTATCATTAATTATGCTTGACATAGAAGACATGCCATGATAAATTATTACTTGTCGCCGCCGTTTGAACGGCGTGCAACGAACAGCATTTTTAACAAAAATATTCCCTGATAGCTCAGTTGGTAGAGCACTCGACTGTTAATCGAGTTGTCACAGGTTCGAGTCCTGTTCGGGGAGCCATGGAGAGATACCCAAGTGGCTCAAGGGGACCCTCTGCTAAGGGGTTAGACTGCGCAAGTGGTGCGAGGGTTCGAATCCCTCTCTCTCCGCCATCGTTTTTTTTGTTGAAATGCTTGGCCCGTTGGTCAAGGGGTTAAGACACCTCCCTTTCACGGAGGTAACAGGGGTTCGAATCCCCTACGGGTCACCATCTTTATTATTCACTACGAACCGGCTGAGGGCAGTTGATTTCGATAGATGACAGCACGAGCCATTAGCTCAGTTGGTAGAGCACCTGACTTTTAATCAGGGTGTCGAAGGTTCGAGTCCTTCATGGCTCACTTTTATTTTTTTATGTGCGGTAGTGGTGGAATGGCAGACACGCTATCTTGAGGGGGTAGTGGGCGTACGCTCGTGGAGGTTCGAGTCCTCTCTACCGCACCATAACCAAGCCAACGAACAAGTCTTGCTCCGGCAAGGCTTTTTTTATTTGTCCGCATAGCGGCTGCGTTCACGGGACAATACGGAACCGCTTGCGGTATTCACGCGGCGAAATGCCTTCGTACCGGGTAAACGTCGTGCTGAAATAAGCCGACTGCTGAAAGCCGACCTGCTGTGCGATATGGCTGACCGGCAAATCGGTCTGCAGCAAAAAAAGCTTCGCCTGCTCCAGCCGGTAACGGTTCAAATATTCAACAGGAGAGCACCCAAGCTCCTTCTGCATACAGCGTGCGATATAAACGGGATGAAAGTTCAACTTTTCGCTCATCAGTTTGATCGAAACATCCTCATTATAATGCTTGCGCAAATAGGTGGCCGCTTGCTCTGCAACGCTGGCTGCGGGCAAAACCGTATGCATATCAAAGGATGCATTCAGCAGCTCGATGATTTGCTGGAAAATTAGCTGCTGCTTCCAGCGGGCGTTGCTGGACTGGGAGCCGTTCTCCAGGGAAACGAGCTGCCGCAGTTTATCGTAAACGATAGCAGGCTGCGATAATCGGATGAACTGGGGGAGCAGCATTTTAAACGTCTGGACGGTGAAAGCTCTTTTCCCTTGAAGGTGATCCGGTTCATCGTCTTTATTCTCGGCTTGATCGACAGCCCCCCATTTGCCGGCAGCTTGAAAATGCACCCAATAGCTTTTGGTGCGCCCTTCGCTGCCTTTTATGCCGTAATGGTGGCAGTCGGGCCGCAAAATTAAAGCATGTCCGGCTGGAACTTCATATTCGTTGTCATCCTCCTTGACGTATATGCAGCCGTCCAGCACTACGATCAAATCAAATATGCCGATATTCCGCCGGTTCAAATGCTTCCAGCCCGGCTCTGTTTCCATATAGCCGCCAATGATATAGTGCGGCAGCGGAGGCGCAATAAATTGCAAAATGGCCATAAGTGTTCACCTGTTCCCGTCCTGATGCGCAGCTTCCTGTACAGGCAGCTCTGCGTATTGCTCTAAGTATAGTACGGCCGTTCATTGTTGGCTATATTCGGCGCAAACAAAAAAAAGATGGCCTGGACGGGCATCTTTTTTATCGTTATTTGTATTCCATCCGGCGGTTCAAATAAATGTTGGCGCCGTATTTTTGGGTTAAGCCGTGCGATTCCTTTTGCATAAACAAGTAAATATCTTTCAGCTTCTGATTGAGCGGTTTAATCGTTTCTTTCACTTCTCCATTCACAATGACGTCAAACACAATCACGTTTCATCCCTCCTGTATTGTTTTCTATATGCAGTATAGCCCTGATTTATTAGAACAAAATTAAATGCACATTTAATCTGTATTAAAATAGGCCCTGCCATTAAATCTGAAAATTTTCACGATACAGTCGATTATTGGCGGGGAGGATGATATGATGGAGTACAAAGAGTTGGCGGCCGCCGCAGATTGAGGCTGCGGGGCAGACGTTTTGCTTGCAAAGGTTAAGGGGGATTAAGTTCATGCGCTTTATCAGTACGCGAGGCAATGTTGGACAAATCGGGTTTATTGATGCTTTTTTGATGGGGCTTGGCAATGACGGAGGGTTGCTTGTGCCGGCACAAATTCCGGTTATTGAAGAAGCAACGCTGAAGCAATGGCAAAATTTAACCTTCCAAGAGCTGATGCTCGAAATATTCAGCTATTACACAAACGGCGAAATTCCGGAAGCTGATTTGAAGCAAATGGTGTATGCGAGCTACGGCCGGTTCCGCGATGAGGAAGTAACGCCGGTCCGTAAGCTGAAGGATGGCCTGTTCCTGCTGGAGCTGTTCCACGGGCCGACTTTTGCGTTTAAGGACATCGCTTTGCAGCTGATGGGCGAACTGTATTCGTATGTAGCGAAAAAAGACGGCCGTAAAATCCATATCCTTGGCGCAACATCCGGTGATACGGGCGCTTCGGCTATCGAAGGCGTGAAAGGCAAGGAAGGCATTAAAATCTGCATCCTTCATCCGCACCAAAAGGTGAGCAAGGTGCAGGAGCTGCAGATGACAACGGTGCAGGAAGATAATGTGCTGAACCTGTCCGTTCACGGCAATTTCGATGATTGCCAGCGTATCATTAAAGAGTTGTTTGCTGATGTGAATTATAAAACAACCAATCATTTGGCCGCGATCAACTCGATTAACTTTGTGCGCATTTTGGCGCAGACGGTTTATTATTTCTATGCTTATTTCCAACTGCAAAAACAAGGCGTCTCTGGAAAAGTGGATTTCAGCGTGCCAACCGGCAATTTTGGCGATATTTTTGCAGGTTACTTGGCGAAACGGATGGGCCTTCCGGTCGGCAAGCTCATTTTGGCCACGAACGAAAACAATATTTTGGAGCGGTTTGTGAAAGAAGGCATTTACAAGCCGGGCAACTTCCAAAGCACATACAGCCCTTCGATGGACATCCAAGTGGCGAGCAACTTCGAACGTTATTTGTATTACGTGCTGGGTGAAAATCCGGAAGCGGTCGTATCGCTGATGGAGGGCTTCAAGCGCGAAGGGCAAATTGTGGTGAATGGCGATACGCTTCGCCAGGTGCAGGAAGACTTCGCCGCGCACGGCGTCGTTGGCGAAGAATGCTTAAATACGATTCGCCGTTATAAAGAGGAGACGGGCTATCTGCTTGACCCGCATTCCGCATGCGGCGTAGCGGCAGCGGATCAATGCGAAGCAGGCGGCGTATGCGTGTCGCTGGCGACGGCGCATCCGGCGAAGTTTGATGAAGCGATCCGCTTGTGCAGCATTGAGCAAACGTTCCCTGAGCCGATTGCCCGCTTGTTTGACCAGCCGCGGCGCCAAATCGTTGTAGACGGCACGCAGGAAGCGATCGTACAGGAGCTGGGCCGGTTTTTCCGCTAGAAGGCGGAAGCCGTTTTTGCGATGAACCAGTGCCTGGCGTGGCGGAAGCCTTGTGGCCGGCAATAGGCGAAAAGCCCGCAGCAAGCGCTATAAAGCGTTATGCTGCGGGCTTTTTTATGCGCTGTCCTGCAAAAACATAAGCAGGGACAACGGATGGCCGCCCTTTGGTTCAGGAACGGCCGAGCTGGTTATTGGAGCGGGTCGTCGTTCAAATATTTTTCGGTAAGAACAGTTAGCAGCTGGACGCCAATCTCGTTATGCCCGCCTTCCGGAATTATCAGATCGGCGTATTTTTTGGACGGCTCGATAAAAGCATCATGCATCGGTTTCACGGTGTTCAAATATTGGTCGTGAACGGACTGGATTGACCGGCCGCGCTCCTCGATATCGCGGAGCACCCGGCGCAAAATGCGCACATCGGGATCGGTATCGACAAATACTTTGATGGCGAGCAGCTCCCGCAGGTTAGCATCGGACAAAACATGAAGCCCTTCGATCATGACGATTTTTTTCGGAAGCAGCAGCTCCGTGTGGCGGGAGCGGGCGTGCAAGGAAAAATCGTAAAGCGGCGCCTGGACTTCCTGACCGCTGAGCAGCAGCTTCAAATCTGCGATCAGCTGCTCGTTATCGAATGCCAACGGGTGATCGTAGTTGATTTTTTCTCTTTCCGCATACGTAAGATGCGGGTTGTCCTTATAATAGTTGTCTTGGGAAATAAACGTGACGTTATCCGCGCCCAAGCGCTCCATGACGGAACGGGCTACTGTCGTTTTGCCGGAGCCGGTTCCCCCGGCGATTCCGATAATAAGCATAATAAAATTCGAACCCCCCTGTTACGATATGCCGATTTCAATCCTCGTATTGTAGCATATGTTATTCCTTTTTTCACGGGCTGCTGCTGTGGAATCGGATGGATGGCACCGGAAGCCGGGCGCAAGTTGTTTTTTTATTCTATTTGTTGTCACGGCTTGCCGTTGTTATAATAGATATATTGCAGGAAAAT encodes the following:
- the udk gene encoding uridine kinase → MLIIGIAGGTGSGKTTVARSVMERLGADNVTFISQDNYYKDNPHLTYAEREKINYDHPLAFDNEQLIADLKLLLSGQEVQAPLYDFSLHARSRHTELLLPKKIVMIEGLHVLSDANLRELLAIKVFVDTDPDVRILRRVLRDIEERGRSIQSVHDQYLNTVKPMHDAFIEPSKKYADLIIPEGGHNEIGVQLLTVLTEKYLNDDPLQ